The Sphaerochaeta globosa str. Buddy region TTCACAGGTCCCATAGAGCCATTGCTCTGCAAGGTTGTCAAAGTAGTGGAAGCAGCTCATCACGCTGGTTGCATACTTGTCCTTGAAAATGGAATCCCTTCCTGCCTGCTTGACCAAGTCAAAGAAGCGGATCAGCTGCCAGGGAACCAGCATGGTATAAACTGGCGTAGCCCAGATGACGGCCTTACACGTTTCGAGCACACCAAGACTGTTCTCAAACCAGGCCTTGTCATACTCCATATCGGTCAACTGTTCACCAACGTGAATAATGAACCAGTCAATAGTTGGCTCACGGGTAACCAGATACTTAGCATATTGCAGGGTAAGGCTATACTCACCCTTCGGACTCGCATTGACGATAACCACCTTGGTCGCTTCACCCATACCCAATCTCCTTCCTTCAGCATACTAGTATTGGCTATAGGGTATGGGGGTAAAAGCGGGAAGTCAAGAAAATTGGGATTGTGGCATCACCCGTTCAACATCGATTCAGGCGAGAGAATCCTTGTAAGGTCGGCCTCGCTGAGATACCCATCCTCAAGCACGATCCTATACACCGAGCCATTGGTTTTCTGGGCTTTCTTGGCAATCTCAGAGCAGAGTTCATACCCTAATACGGGAACCAAAGCCGTTACCAAACCGATGCTGTTTTCCACCATCTCCCTACAGCGTTCCTTGTTTGCTGTAATGCCGGTAATACAGCGCGTGGTCAGGATATTCAGCACGTTGGTGAGGTTGTTGATCGAAGTAAAGAGCTTGAAGGCGATCAACGGCTCCATGACATTCAATTCCAGTTGGCCGGCTTCGGCAGCCAAGGTTATGGCAAGGTCATTGCCAATGACGTCGAAGGCTACTTGGTTTACAACCTCGGGGATGACGGGATTCACCTTGCCGGGCATAATTGAAGACCCTGGTTGCATGGGTGGGAGGTTGATCTCATTGATTCCCGCCCTCGGACCGGAGGAGAGCAAGCGCAAGTCGTTGCAAATCTTTGAGACCTTTGCAGCTATTCGCTTCAGTACCCCGCTCAGTTCAATGAAACCGCCAGAGTCCTGGGTAGCCATAATCAAGTTTCGGGAGGGGACCAAAGGTAAACCTGTCAGAAGTGCCAAATGCCGGGTAACCACCTCTGCATACCCTTTGGGAGCATTCAAGCCGGTTCCGATGGCGGTGGCTCCCATGTTGATCTCATACAGCAGAGTCTGTGCTATCCGCATCCGTTCGATATCCTCCCCCACACTCTCCGCCCAGGCGATAAACTCCTGACCCAAGGTCATGGGAATGGCATCCTGCAGCTGGGTTCTCCCCATCTTCAGCACATCGTGAAACTCCCGGCCTTTCTCCTCAAGGGCCTGCTTGAACCGCTCCAACTCGGAAAGCAAAGCGTTGAGCATCCAGGAAGCCGCGAGCCTTATGGAAGTAGGATACACATCGTTGGTCGATTGCGAGAGATTTACATGGTTGTTGGGGTGGACAATCTTATACTCACCCCGTTTCTTACCCAACAGTTCCAGGGCCCTGTTCGCAATAACCTCATTCGCATTCATATTCGTGGAGGTTCCCGCCCCTCCCTGGATGGCATCAACCGGAAATTGGTCGTGGAGTTTGCCACCAATAATCTCATCGCATGCCGTAACAATGGCATCGGCAATGATTGGATCGAGAATCTTATACTCAAGGTTCGCCAAGGCCGTAGCTTTCTTTATATATCCCAAAGCCTGAATAAAAAAGGGAAACTGGGATATCGGGATGTTCGACACCACGAAATTCTCCATTGCCCGAACGGTCTGCACCCCATAATAGGCATCAGAAGGGACCTGCTTGTGCCCTAATAAATCGTGCTCAATCCTCCATGCATCCATACCGATACTTCTCCTCTGAAACAAAGCGAGCCCGTAAACAAACCGCATCGTCAAAGACGACACGACATGAATTTCAAGTATTCTTGTTCAGCTTATACGCACTCCGTTTCTTTGATTACTTTTATGCTTACAGTATCATCGCATGCAACAGGAGGGGATTCAACCTTAATCAGATTCTTGTTGATACTCAAACAAATCCCCAGGCTGACAGCACAGGGTCCTACAGATTGCTTCCAGGGTGCTCAGCCTGATTGCGCTTACTTTTCCTGTCTTCAGATTGGAAAGATTCGCCATGGTAATCCCCACCTTCTCAGACAATTCGGTAAGGGACATTTTTCTGTCTGCAAGCACACGGTCAAGTCGGATGATTATTGCCATATATGCACCTATACCGTTTGCTCATATTCACTTTGCAAAGCGAGTCCATACCTGAAAAGCTCTCCAAGCAAGAGAAGGGTGAGTGCATAGAGCGCTTCGGAAGGAAGCAATTGGAAACGGAACTCAAGCAGGCCTGACAGGCTTCCCAAATCCTGACTGAAAGCAAACAGCATAAGCAGTTGTTTTGCATACGCAAGAACCAGCAACAGAAAAGCCATGCGCTTGATCTGCGTAGGAAGGGTTTGGCTGAACCCCTTGGCTTTCTGGATTGAGATGAGTATCGAACGCAGCAGAAAAAGGAAGGAAAGTCCAATCAGGAGTGTTGCCACCAGAAGCAGGGAATAGCCTATATAAGAACCCAGGCTTACCGCTGTAAGTGCGTGAGACAGCTGAATCCCTTCACCAAGCAACAAAGGCAATGAGAGATTGCCTTGCAAAGCCATGAATACCAAGAATACCCCGAGAGCAATGACAGCAACCGAACCAAGGATGAGACTGAGGGTGAGCAAGCTGGCAAGCAAACGCCACCCTTTGTTTGATACGCTAAGCATAGAACGCCTCCAAATATCGTATTACAGTTATTATTTATCGTAATACGATAATTTTGTCAAGGCATTCTTTTCTTTCTTATGTTACTGTCCTGCTTGCACCAAGGCATTCTCAAATGCCTTGAGATGCGTCTTGGAAGTAACGGTTGCCCCGCTGATCACGTCAACTGCCAGACTTTGCTGATCAACAACAGCTTGAAACAGCTCCTCGATTGTTCGTCCCTTGGAAAGCTTGACCGGTTGGCCATCCTTGCCCACCGCTCCCTTGAGAATTT contains the following coding sequences:
- the aspA gene encoding aspartate ammonia-lyase, translating into MDAWRIEHDLLGHKQVPSDAYYGVQTVRAMENFVVSNIPISQFPFFIQALGYIKKATALANLEYKILDPIIADAIVTACDEIIGGKLHDQFPVDAIQGGAGTSTNMNANEVIANRALELLGKKRGEYKIVHPNNHVNLSQSTNDVYPTSIRLAASWMLNALLSELERFKQALEEKGREFHDVLKMGRTQLQDAIPMTLGQEFIAWAESVGEDIERMRIAQTLLYEINMGATAIGTGLNAPKGYAEVVTRHLALLTGLPLVPSRNLIMATQDSGGFIELSGVLKRIAAKVSKICNDLRLLSSGPRAGINEINLPPMQPGSSIMPGKVNPVIPEVVNQVAFDVIGNDLAITLAAEAGQLELNVMEPLIAFKLFTSINNLTNVLNILTTRCITGITANKERCREMVENSIGLVTALVPVLGYELCSEIAKKAQKTNGSVYRIVLEDGYLSEADLTRILSPESMLNG
- a CDS encoding helix-turn-helix domain-containing protein — encoded protein: MAIIIRLDRVLADRKMSLTELSEKVGITMANLSNLKTGKVSAIRLSTLEAICRTLCCQPGDLFEYQQESD
- a CDS encoding DUF2975 domain-containing protein; this translates as MLSVSNKGWRLLASLLTLSLILGSVAVIALGVFLVFMALQGNLSLPLLLGEGIQLSHALTAVSLGSYIGYSLLLVATLLIGLSFLFLLRSILISIQKAKGFSQTLPTQIKRMAFLLLVLAYAKQLLMLFAFSQDLGSLSGLLEFRFQLLPSEALYALTLLLLGELFRYGLALQSEYEQTV